A window of Pantoea agglomerans contains these coding sequences:
- a CDS encoding host specificity protein J: MRLLSGETIFHGNKGGGGSAHTPTEQADDLLSIAKLKMLLAISEGEIQGDLTAQQIYLNDTQLANDDGTYNFTGVIWDWRKGTQDQTYIQGMPEVDNELSVGVTVTQSVPWTRQYTNLSLDAVRIKLSLPAQYAYKDNGDMVGTVTQYAVDLSTDGGSWVTVVDGRFDGKTTSEYQRDHRIDLPDATSGWAIRVRRITADSSSAKLVNAFKVFSFAEVIDSKLRYPNTALLYVEVDASQFNGSAPKITCKPKGKLVRVPNTYDPVSRTYGSNWQGEFKFAYTDNPAWVFYDLVLDKIYGMGNRVDASMIDKWELYAIAQYCDEMVSNGAGGTEPRFTCNVFIQSQQDAYTVLKDIAAIFRGITFWGNSQIFVNADVPQTDASGKMDVDFVYHSANVIDGLFTYAGGSYKNRYSSCQVSWSDPVNHYSDTVEGVYDSDLVQRYDVREMSLTAIGCTSQSEAHRRGRWALLSNAKDGTISFGTGLDGYLPVPAEIIGVADPFRAGRQNGGRISAVNGLTIKLDRAIDYSAGDRLVVNLPDGTAQTRTIASVSSDKLSVTVNTSFRLAPVAGAVWAIDSDNLAIQYYRVTSIASNDDGTFTVSGVQHDPNKYRYIDDGVRIEPAPITVTPISVLKAPTNIAVSEVSYVEQGLSVSIMQVTWDRVEGAISYVAQWRKDKGDWVNVSQTSAQGFSISGIYTGVYDVRVRAVNAAEVSSPWGYADSTSLTGKAGKPGTPVNLMATDNVVWAIDVTWSFPEGSGDTAYTEIQVATTADGQNPQFLAYVPYPGVGYQHGPMPAGVRRWYRARLVDRIGNTGDWTAFTPGMSNVNADDLIGSVVEEFLTSPDGKQLLEPLITDPQALLQSMLSEYDSVNQQWANYGDNRAGILQAQKVAADAQSSVAQLETNVVASFKAQGEQISANEAAIQQKFTAYADVSSPSAIYTLKTGIRYNGTNYDAGLSVAATVNGSGGVDTRVAVNANQFVVMSGVGNSLYSPFVIKDGQVLISQGFIGQGWINNAMIGDYIQSNNFVAGSVGWRLDKSGTFERNAANGSGRVIDTGVLKLIYDANGTLRIREGLW; the protein is encoded by the coding sequence ATGCGACTTCTCAGCGGCGAAACTATTTTTCACGGAAATAAAGGCGGTGGCGGCAGCGCTCACACCCCGACAGAGCAGGCGGACGATCTTCTCTCCATTGCTAAACTGAAAATGCTGCTGGCCATCTCAGAAGGTGAGATTCAGGGCGATCTAACCGCGCAGCAGATTTACCTGAATGATACCCAGCTTGCCAATGATGACGGCACCTATAACTTTACCGGCGTGATCTGGGACTGGCGCAAGGGTACGCAGGACCAGACCTATATTCAGGGCATGCCAGAGGTGGATAACGAGCTGTCTGTGGGCGTGACGGTTACACAGTCAGTGCCCTGGACGCGGCAGTACACCAATCTTTCTCTCGATGCTGTACGCATTAAGCTGAGCCTGCCGGCGCAGTATGCCTATAAGGACAATGGCGACATGGTGGGTACGGTCACGCAATACGCTGTCGACCTTTCCACCGATGGCGGCTCGTGGGTGACAGTTGTCGATGGCAGGTTTGACGGCAAAACCACATCTGAATACCAGCGCGATCATCGTATAGATCTGCCTGACGCGACCTCTGGATGGGCTATCCGGGTACGCCGCATTACTGCCGACTCATCTTCAGCAAAGCTGGTTAACGCCTTCAAGGTTTTCTCTTTCGCCGAAGTCATCGACAGCAAGCTGCGCTATCCAAATACCGCGCTGCTGTATGTTGAGGTGGATGCCAGCCAGTTTAACGGCAGTGCGCCAAAAATCACCTGTAAGCCGAAGGGCAAGCTGGTACGCGTACCAAATACATATGACCCGGTAAGCCGAACTTATGGCAGTAACTGGCAAGGGGAATTTAAGTTCGCTTATACCGATAACCCGGCCTGGGTTTTCTATGACCTGGTTCTGGATAAAATTTACGGCATGGGGAACCGCGTCGACGCTTCGATGATCGACAAGTGGGAACTGTACGCTATCGCGCAGTATTGCGACGAGATGGTTTCTAACGGCGCGGGCGGCACAGAGCCGCGATTTACCTGCAACGTGTTTATTCAGAGCCAGCAGGACGCCTATACCGTCCTTAAGGATATCGCTGCCATATTCCGGGGCATCACGTTCTGGGGCAATAGCCAGATTTTCGTTAATGCTGACGTTCCTCAGACTGACGCCAGCGGCAAAATGGATGTCGATTTCGTCTACCATTCTGCCAACGTCATTGACGGTCTTTTCACGTATGCCGGCGGCAGCTATAAAAACCGCTATTCCTCCTGTCAGGTATCATGGTCAGACCCGGTAAACCACTATTCCGACACGGTTGAGGGTGTTTACGATTCTGACCTGGTGCAGCGCTATGACGTCCGGGAAATGTCGCTGACGGCGATCGGCTGTACCTCGCAGAGTGAGGCGCATAGGCGCGGCCGCTGGGCTCTGCTGTCTAACGCCAAAGACGGAACCATTTCATTCGGTACAGGACTGGACGGTTACTTACCGGTTCCGGCAGAAATTATCGGTGTGGCCGACCCATTCAGGGCAGGCCGGCAGAATGGCGGTCGCATCAGTGCTGTTAACGGGCTGACGATAAAGCTGGACCGCGCTATTGATTACAGTGCTGGCGATCGTCTGGTGGTGAATCTGCCAGACGGGACGGCGCAGACGCGAACGATTGCCAGCGTCAGCAGCGATAAACTGTCGGTGACGGTTAACACTTCATTCAGGCTGGCGCCCGTGGCAGGCGCAGTGTGGGCCATCGACAGCGATAACCTCGCTATTCAGTACTATCGCGTCACTTCAATTGCCAGCAACGATGACGGCACCTTTACCGTTTCTGGCGTTCAGCACGATCCGAACAAATATCGCTACATTGATGACGGTGTACGCATTGAACCCGCGCCCATTACCGTCACGCCGATAAGCGTGCTGAAAGCGCCGACGAATATCGCCGTCTCCGAAGTGAGCTATGTCGAACAGGGACTGTCGGTTTCGATAATGCAGGTGACATGGGACAGAGTTGAGGGCGCAATTAGCTACGTAGCGCAGTGGCGTAAGGATAAAGGAGACTGGGTTAACGTCAGCCAGACCAGCGCGCAGGGATTCAGCATCAGCGGTATTTACACGGGCGTTTATGATGTCCGCGTGCGCGCCGTGAATGCAGCAGAGGTTTCTTCGCCATGGGGGTACGCTGATTCAACTTCCCTGACAGGCAAAGCGGGCAAGCCCGGCACGCCGGTAAACCTCATGGCGACTGACAATGTCGTGTGGGCTATCGACGTTACCTGGTCCTTTCCTGAAGGCTCGGGTGATACTGCTTATACCGAAATTCAGGTTGCCACCACTGCAGATGGTCAGAACCCACAATTTCTGGCATACGTGCCTTATCCTGGTGTTGGCTATCAGCACGGGCCAATGCCTGCAGGAGTTCGTCGCTGGTATCGCGCTCGTCTTGTGGATCGAATTGGCAATACGGGAGACTGGACGGCTTTCACGCCCGGCATGTCGAACGTTAACGCAGATGATCTGATCGGTAGCGTGGTAGAAGAGTTTCTTACTTCGCCTGACGGTAAGCAACTGCTCGAGCCGCTCATCACTGACCCGCAAGCTTTGCTACAGAGCATGCTGTCGGAATACGATTCGGTTAATCAGCAGTGGGCGAATTATGGCGATAACCGCGCCGGAATACTGCAGGCCCAAAAAGTAGCTGCTGACGCCCAAAGTTCGGTGGCGCAGCTTGAAACAAATGTCGTAGCCAGTTTCAAAGCGCAAGGAGAGCAAATCAGCGCCAATGAGGCGGCTATACAGCAGAAGTTTACGGCTTACGCTGATGTATCCAGCCCTTCAGCGATTTACACCCTTAAAACCGGCATTCGATATAACGGGACGAATTACGATGCTGGGCTTTCTGTCGCCGCAACGGTAAACGGCAGTGGCGGGGTAGATACCCGTGTCGCGGTAAATGCCAACCAGTTCGTTGTAATGAGCGGTGTAGGTAACAGCCTTTATTCTCCCTTTGTCATCAAAGACGGGCAGGTGCTTATCAGCCAAGGCTTTATTGGTCAGGGCTGGATTAATAACGCCATGATTGGAGATTACATTCAATCAAATAATTTCGTGGCTGGCTCTGTAGGTTGGCGCCTCGATAAGTCGGGGACATTCGAGCGAAACGCGGCAAATGGTTCAGGAAGAGTTATTGACACAGGGGTTCTCAAGCTGATCTACGACGCTAATGGAACTTTGCGAATCAGAGAAGGGCTCTGGTAA
- a CDS encoding tail assembly protein codes for MLKTMRLKGLLGKKFGRVHQYHVADLRELIRAMCSQVPGFKKYVSNAHLNGVRFAFFSGKENIGLQEFDMSSAATEFEMEPVLEGSKRGGVLQIVIGAVALVAAYFTAGASLTAIGLSATAATGVTTALTGLGLSMMLGGVVQMLTPQPKYNVGASSSTDNKPNYAFGAPVNTVAMGYPVPLLYGTREIGGAIISAGSFTSDQQ; via the coding sequence ATGCTTAAAACAATGCGCCTCAAGGGGCTTTTAGGTAAAAAATTCGGGCGCGTTCACCAGTATCACGTCGCCGATTTACGCGAACTCATCCGAGCGATGTGCTCGCAGGTGCCCGGCTTTAAGAAATACGTTTCGAATGCCCACCTGAACGGCGTCCGCTTCGCGTTTTTCAGCGGTAAAGAGAATATCGGCCTGCAGGAGTTTGACATGTCATCTGCTGCAACAGAATTTGAAATGGAGCCGGTTCTGGAAGGTTCGAAGCGCGGTGGCGTCCTGCAGATCGTAATCGGTGCCGTTGCACTCGTTGCCGCCTACTTTACGGCTGGTGCATCGCTCACTGCTATCGGCCTAAGCGCCACGGCGGCAACCGGCGTAACAACCGCTCTAACCGGACTGGGGCTCAGTATGATGCTGGGCGGCGTTGTCCAGATGCTGACCCCTCAGCCTAAATATAACGTCGGAGCATCATCGAGCACGGACAATAAGCCTAACTATGCCTTTGGCGCGCCTGTGAACACGGTAGCAATGGGTTATCCCGTTCCGCTTCTTTACGGCACGCGCGAAATAGGCGGCGCCATCATCAGCGCGGGCAGCTTTACCAGCGATCAGCAGTAG
- a CDS encoding C40 family peptidase, producing the protein MRKKIMAAITQHVAAEYPKEACGLVVQIGRAQEYVPCTNASDNPTEHFSIPPEEKRAAESRGTILMVVHSHPDVPQLIPSEMDRVQCDYSGVEWGIMSWPDGDFCTISPRGDRELVGRPWVLGYADCWTLIIDYYRQEHGITLNNWSVDYEWWTDGKESRYDDNWQAEGFVEVPASEMREGDMIMMQIQAPVTNHAAIYLGNNQILHHNSGNLSTRVPYGDYWRNRTVRIVRRKELMDA; encoded by the coding sequence ATGCGCAAAAAAATCATGGCGGCCATTACCCAGCATGTAGCCGCAGAGTACCCGAAAGAGGCCTGTGGACTGGTGGTGCAGATTGGCCGCGCTCAGGAATATGTTCCCTGTACCAACGCGTCAGATAATCCGACAGAGCATTTTTCGATTCCGCCTGAAGAAAAACGCGCAGCGGAAAGTCGGGGGACTATCCTGATGGTTGTTCACTCTCACCCTGATGTTCCCCAGCTTATACCATCCGAAATGGACCGCGTGCAGTGCGATTACTCCGGCGTTGAGTGGGGCATCATGTCATGGCCAGACGGCGATTTCTGCACAATCAGCCCGCGCGGGGATCGTGAACTGGTTGGCCGGCCGTGGGTGCTGGGATATGCCGACTGCTGGACGCTCATCATCGACTACTACCGGCAAGAACACGGCATCACCCTCAATAACTGGTCTGTCGATTACGAGTGGTGGACAGATGGCAAAGAAAGCCGCTACGACGATAACTGGCAGGCTGAAGGATTTGTTGAAGTGCCAGCATCCGAGATGCGCGAAGGGGATATGATCATGATGCAAATTCAAGCGCCAGTCACCAATCACGCAGCCATTTACCTGGGCAACAATCAGATTCTTCACCACAACTCAGGCAATCTTTCTACCCGCGTTCCCTACGGGGACTACTGGCGGAACAGGACCGTGCGAATTGTACGCAGAAAGGAGCTAATGGATGCTTAA
- a CDS encoding phage minor tail protein L: MSFSQDVQALEPGGVVQLIEIDGTAFGLDTILRFHAYNLPTDGWASFAADNLPSIIWQGNEYEPYPYELSGMEMSSTGSQPTPKLSVGNVGNYVTALCLQFDDLVKAKVRIRTTMTKYLDAANWTAGNPNANPQEERVQLFYVNAKTAETRSQVDFELCSPFDIQSLQLPSRQITPVCTWCMRGWYRTGTGCDYNGTNYFIKDGTPTTDPSKDVCGGRMADCKARFGEDQPLSFGGFPAANLQGK; this comes from the coding sequence ATGAGTTTTTCTCAGGACGTTCAGGCGCTGGAGCCGGGCGGAGTAGTGCAGCTAATTGAAATTGATGGCACTGCATTCGGCCTGGACACCATATTACGCTTTCATGCCTATAACCTGCCAACGGATGGCTGGGCTTCATTCGCCGCGGATAATCTTCCGTCCATCATCTGGCAAGGCAACGAGTATGAACCGTATCCGTATGAACTCAGCGGGATGGAGATGTCCAGTACTGGTTCTCAGCCGACGCCAAAGCTTTCAGTAGGAAACGTAGGTAACTACGTTACTGCGCTATGCCTTCAGTTCGACGATCTGGTGAAAGCGAAAGTCAGAATACGCACCACGATGACGAAATATCTGGATGCGGCAAACTGGACAGCAGGAAACCCGAACGCTAACCCGCAGGAAGAGCGGGTGCAGCTGTTTTATGTCAACGCGAAGACGGCAGAAACCCGCTCGCAGGTGGATTTTGAACTCTGTTCGCCGTTCGATATTCAGAGCCTGCAGTTACCGTCAAGGCAGATAACGCCGGTCTGCACCTGGTGCATGCGCGGCTGGTATCGAACTGGTACAGGGTGCGACTACAACGGTACAAATTACTTTATCAAAGACGGCACGCCTACAACTGACCCGTCGAAAGACGTGTGCGGTGGCCGTATGGCGGATTGCAAAGCGCGGTTCGGCGAAGACCAGCCCTTGTCATTCGGAGGCTTCCCGGCTGCCAATCTACAGGGGAAATAG
- a CDS encoding phage tail protein, whose product MAIAEFGWCVRTGATEELDVTTMQAQFGDGYKQVAAAGINSVRESWPVSCSGSKDEMATVRAFLKAHVTSSCWWVNPWGERKLYRIKADSIRPSFINGNFVEIAFTFEQAFAP is encoded by the coding sequence ATGGCTATAGCCGAATTTGGCTGGTGCGTGAGAACTGGCGCTACTGAAGAACTCGATGTAACGACCATGCAGGCTCAGTTTGGCGATGGTTATAAGCAGGTGGCGGCAGCAGGCATCAACAGCGTTCGCGAATCATGGCCCGTATCCTGCAGCGGGAGCAAAGACGAAATGGCCACGGTCAGGGCATTTTTGAAAGCGCACGTGACCTCATCCTGCTGGTGGGTTAATCCGTGGGGCGAGCGGAAATTATACCGTATTAAAGCCGATTCAATTCGTCCGAGCTTTATCAATGGCAATTTTGTGGAGATTGCTTTCACATTTGAGCAGGCTTTCGCGCCGTGA
- a CDS encoding phage tail tape measure protein has translation MATLRELIIKISANSTSFQSEIARASRMGSDYYKTMEQGGRKASAATRETQRALADLNSQLSSVRERAAGMAGAFAGAFATSQLVHYADTWNQLSGRLRLASTSAEDFTRSQQTLMSISQRTGTSFEANANLYSRIASSLRDAGYASADVAKVTETVATSLKLSGASTEEASSVITQLSQALGSGVLRGEEFNAIMESGGRLAKFLADGLGTTIGGLRNMANNGELTTDKIVPLLTNVDQLRKEFDTLPASISGSAQKVENAFMAWVGGANNAVGASSSLSGVLDGLAKNIDTVANAAGVLVGLGVARYFGNMVTGVASATASVISTTAAEVALAEAQLRGTQVSVATARQAVYRAQQARAAAAGIEAQIAAERQLAVAQAQLNTSITARSSAAGRLTETASVMSRIGSGVLGLLGGWPGVIIAAGTAMYGVYQHTQQVHQEAVAFSDNLDAINSKLNQMSVAGLRSTSADARGSLTAQKKDLADIDEQIRQTRDSLAAMQSMEKQYDEHPWLARINNLMTVEELTQRQQEATDQLNKLEYQREQAASKVEATQKLVNDASDLATKKAIEQAGAVAILKGAYDLLNRSMSATGGATPPQYAGPVVSLAKATPQQATALEKARRDNELASLSGLQKLHRQYEYEADDLKLTGALYTQYVYNKDQAAKKDAEAAQAKKDGTAATNAQKKAEREAASVAEQYARKMADLSVAVEVQKVRATEGEKASELYAASHQAGTKWTEEQRKAIRASSTELEKWTQKADENVRKQREQIEALKDLRDAARKYQDDATLISSTAGMGDRKRERFNEQQQVDRVFDKSDKGAEAVAARTAAIDALDRKYQETAAAEANWLNGVSRGYENWLANTSNIAGTVSQGITSTMDSALDNMSAMLVGSKADWKSWGLSVLQMISKVALQMAIVNAMGSSSSSFGSILGSVISSAGGAAAGAAGGTTGAMGLSTSFSAYDEGGFTGSGGKFQPAGVVHKGEFVFTKEATERIGVANLYSMMRGYANGGVVNGGSGTPAFSSGVNRASGTGVASISINAPISIVQGGGTGETTTANTTDAARQLQGMMNKTINDWAKQQANPGGLLYRGG, from the coding sequence ATGGCTACGCTGCGTGAACTTATCATTAAAATTTCGGCGAACTCCACTTCATTCCAGTCCGAAATTGCGCGAGCGTCGCGCATGGGGTCTGATTATTACAAAACCATGGAGCAAGGCGGGCGAAAAGCCTCAGCTGCCACGCGAGAAACTCAGCGAGCCCTGGCTGATCTCAATTCTCAGCTGTCGTCAGTTCGTGAGCGTGCAGCAGGTATGGCTGGGGCATTTGCCGGCGCTTTTGCGACCAGCCAGCTGGTCCACTATGCCGATACATGGAACCAGCTAAGCGGTCGCCTGCGACTTGCCTCTACCTCCGCAGAGGATTTCACCCGATCGCAGCAGACGCTGATGTCTATCAGCCAGCGCACCGGAACGTCATTTGAGGCGAACGCGAATCTGTACAGCCGCATTGCCTCATCTCTGCGGGACGCCGGCTATGCATCGGCTGACGTCGCCAAAGTTACAGAGACCGTGGCCACCTCGCTTAAGCTGTCAGGTGCGAGCACCGAGGAGGCCAGTTCCGTTATTACCCAGTTGAGCCAGGCGCTGGGTTCAGGCGTGCTGCGCGGCGAGGAATTCAACGCCATTATGGAAAGTGGCGGCAGGCTGGCCAAGTTCCTTGCGGATGGTCTGGGAACCACCATTGGTGGCCTGCGTAACATGGCAAACAACGGCGAGCTGACCACAGATAAGATCGTGCCGCTCCTGACCAATGTCGACCAGTTGCGGAAAGAGTTCGATACGCTGCCAGCTTCAATCAGCGGCTCTGCGCAGAAAGTAGAAAACGCATTCATGGCATGGGTGGGTGGCGCTAACAACGCCGTCGGAGCCTCGTCATCCCTTTCAGGCGTGCTCGATGGCCTGGCAAAGAATATCGACACGGTGGCGAACGCTGCTGGCGTGCTGGTCGGGCTGGGTGTCGCCCGCTATTTCGGCAACATGGTCACTGGTGTTGCCAGCGCCACGGCCTCTGTCATTTCCACTACTGCTGCTGAGGTGGCTCTAGCAGAAGCCCAGTTGCGCGGTACTCAGGTAAGCGTCGCAACAGCCCGGCAGGCCGTATATCGTGCTCAGCAGGCACGTGCAGCAGCCGCTGGCATTGAGGCGCAGATTGCAGCTGAGCGTCAGCTTGCTGTCGCTCAGGCACAGTTGAACACCTCAATTACGGCCCGCTCATCTGCAGCCGGACGACTTACCGAAACAGCCTCTGTAATGTCTCGCATTGGCAGTGGGGTTCTGGGGCTGCTCGGTGGATGGCCTGGCGTGATTATTGCCGCCGGCACGGCCATGTACGGCGTATATCAGCATACGCAGCAGGTACATCAGGAGGCAGTGGCTTTCTCTGACAATCTGGACGCTATTAACAGCAAGCTCAATCAGATGTCAGTCGCCGGATTGCGTTCTACGTCAGCTGATGCGCGCGGTTCGCTGACAGCGCAGAAAAAAGACCTTGCCGATATCGATGAGCAAATCCGGCAAACACGCGACAGCTTGGCAGCCATGCAGAGCATGGAAAAGCAGTATGACGAGCATCCATGGCTGGCTCGAATTAACAACCTCATGACTGTTGAGGAGCTTACCCAGCGGCAGCAAGAAGCAACCGACCAGCTTAACAAGCTGGAATATCAACGTGAGCAGGCTGCTTCAAAGGTCGAAGCAACCCAGAAACTGGTAAACGATGCCAGCGATCTGGCCACTAAAAAGGCCATCGAGCAGGCTGGCGCCGTAGCAATTTTGAAAGGTGCTTATGATCTGCTGAATCGTTCGATGAGTGCTACGGGTGGTGCCACGCCTCCTCAGTATGCTGGTCCGGTTGTATCACTGGCTAAAGCTACACCTCAGCAGGCTACAGCCCTGGAGAAAGCCCGCCGCGATAACGAGCTGGCAAGCCTGTCAGGGTTGCAGAAACTGCATCGGCAGTATGAGTATGAAGCCGACGATTTGAAACTTACTGGCGCACTCTATACGCAGTACGTTTACAACAAGGACCAGGCTGCTAAAAAGGATGCCGAAGCAGCCCAGGCAAAAAAAGATGGCACTGCGGCGACCAATGCACAGAAAAAGGCCGAGCGCGAAGCGGCTTCTGTTGCTGAGCAGTACGCGCGGAAAATGGCCGATCTCAGCGTGGCGGTGGAAGTGCAAAAGGTCCGAGCCACCGAAGGTGAAAAGGCATCTGAGCTTTATGCCGCCTCACATCAGGCCGGGACGAAATGGACTGAGGAGCAGCGCAAGGCTATCAGGGCATCATCAACTGAACTGGAGAAATGGACCCAAAAAGCTGACGAAAATGTGCGAAAACAACGCGAGCAGATTGAAGCACTGAAAGACCTACGCGACGCAGCTCGTAAGTATCAGGACGATGCAACCTTGATCTCATCCACTGCAGGTATGGGAGACCGGAAGCGCGAGCGGTTCAACGAGCAACAGCAGGTGGATCGTGTGTTTGATAAAAGCGACAAGGGCGCTGAGGCCGTGGCGGCCCGAACAGCAGCAATCGACGCTTTGGATAGGAAATATCAGGAAACAGCCGCTGCCGAAGCGAACTGGCTCAATGGGGTTTCACGAGGTTATGAAAACTGGCTTGCAAATACCAGCAACATCGCTGGCACGGTTTCGCAGGGAATTACCTCTACTATGGATAGCGCGCTGGATAACATGTCGGCGATGCTGGTAGGGAGTAAGGCCGACTGGAAGAGCTGGGGTCTTTCTGTTCTTCAGATGATATCGAAAGTCGCGCTGCAAATGGCGATCGTCAATGCCATGGGCAGCAGCAGTTCTTCTTTCGGGAGCATCCTGGGTTCAGTTATCAGTAGCGCTGGTGGCGCTGCAGCTGGCGCTGCCGGCGGCACTACCGGCGCAATGGGGCTATCAACGAGCTTCAGCGCATATGACGAAGGTGGATTCACCGGTTCAGGAGGGAAATTTCAGCCCGCTGGCGTTGTTCACAAAGGGGAGTTTGTCTTTACCAAAGAGGCCACGGAACGTATAGGGGTTGCCAACCTTTACAGCATGATGCGGGGATATGCGAATGGAGGTGTTGTCAATGGGGGTTCAGGGACGCCTGCCTTTTCTTCCGGCGTGAACAGAGCATCAGGTACTGGCGTAGCCTCAATAAGCATTAATGCACCTATCAGTATTGTTCAGGGGGGCGGAACCGGGGAGACAACAACAGCGAACACTACCGACGCAGCGCGCCAGCTGCAGGGGATGATGAACAAAACAATCAATGACTGGGCGAAGCAGCAAGCGAACCCTGGTGGCTTGCTGTATCGGGGAGGATAA
- a CDS encoding DUF4035 domain-containing protein — MTLALRLGRTLHELKSSLTASELRMWIEYDRLNPVSDRRGDIQAAQIATAILNSQGAKVKMEDVLLQWQEPDPVEESSGLEDFFAALAG; from the coding sequence ATGACTCTGGCCCTTCGTCTTGGGCGGACTTTGCATGAGCTTAAATCGTCACTCACGGCCAGCGAGCTGCGCATGTGGATCGAGTATGACCGCCTTAATCCTGTCAGCGATCGACGCGGGGACATACAGGCAGCTCAGATTGCTACAGCCATCCTGAATTCGCAGGGCGCAAAAGTGAAAATGGAAGATGTGCTGCTTCAGTGGCAGGAACCTGATCCGGTTGAGGAATCCAGCGGGCTGGAAGATTTCTTTGCTGCGCTAGCCGGATAG
- a CDS encoding phage tail assembly chaperone translates to MAKTALQNSLRALALAPMAGFRSKIISVPEWENAKVKLREPSGQAWLEWQQIINPNPEGEPEKLTAAERALRNKNADVVLFIDVLLNEDDSPVFKAEDKPLIENIYGPVHARLLKQALDLSTSQADAEAK, encoded by the coding sequence ATGGCAAAAACGGCATTACAGAATTCCTTACGCGCGCTGGCGCTGGCCCCGATGGCAGGGTTTCGAAGCAAAATTATCTCAGTCCCTGAATGGGAAAATGCCAAAGTAAAACTGCGAGAGCCGTCTGGGCAGGCCTGGCTCGAATGGCAGCAGATTATTAATCCAAATCCTGAAGGCGAGCCGGAAAAGCTGACCGCTGCGGAGCGCGCGCTGCGAAACAAAAACGCAGACGTAGTGCTGTTTATCGATGTGCTGCTGAACGAGGATGACTCACCCGTTTTTAAAGCCGAGGATAAGCCGCTTATTGAAAACATTTACGGACCGGTACATGCCCGTCTGCTCAAGCAGGCGCTCGATCTGAGCACGTCACAGGCTGACGCAGAAGCAAAGTAA
- a CDS encoding phage tail tube protein — MSSKYEKTQGTKINVSADAATEANPTGATWQSINCSTKELSYTGGQKSDIETTTLCSTEQEMTNGLAAPGEVTVSGNWSADEEGQNTLRTAYDTDALHAFQVIFPSGNGYAFLAEVRQNSWSISTAGVVTASFTLRVKGKPVPIVPAPAAA, encoded by the coding sequence ATGTCCTCAAAGTACGAGAAAACGCAGGGAACGAAAATTAATGTCTCTGCTGATGCAGCGACCGAAGCGAACCCGACCGGTGCAACCTGGCAAAGCATCAACTGCTCAACTAAAGAGCTGAGCTATACGGGCGGGCAAAAATCTGACATCGAAACGACTACGTTGTGCTCTACCGAGCAGGAGATGACGAACGGCCTGGCGGCTCCGGGTGAGGTCACTGTTTCCGGGAACTGGTCAGCAGATGAAGAGGGGCAAAATACCCTTCGAACCGCTTATGACACGGACGCGTTACACGCATTCCAGGTAATTTTCCCGTCTGGTAACGGCTATGCCTTCCTGGCTGAAGTGCGCCAGAACAGCTGGAGCATCTCAACTGCTGGAGTGGTAACGGCATCCTTTACTCTTCGCGTTAAAGGCAAGCCGGTTCCGATCGTACCGGCACCAGCTGCAGCCTAA
- a CDS encoding DUF3168 domain-containing protein: MTEADIYPLISNIAGGNVFPYVAPSGTAAPWIVFLLPSGTDSDVFCGQAETASTLQIDAWAQSIDEARSLREEIRAALASLNPVSLNEMNDYEPDTSLYRATLEVQLWD, translated from the coding sequence ATGACAGAGGCCGACATCTATCCGCTGATTAGCAATATTGCAGGCGGAAACGTTTTTCCGTATGTCGCGCCATCTGGAACAGCGGCGCCCTGGATTGTTTTTCTGCTTCCCTCTGGCACAGACAGCGATGTCTTTTGTGGACAGGCTGAAACGGCTAGCACGCTGCAGATCGATGCATGGGCACAATCTATTGATGAGGCGCGCAGTCTGCGTGAAGAAATACGCGCAGCGCTTGCGTCGCTCAACCCCGTCTCCCTTAACGAAATGAATGATTACGAGCCTGATACCTCTCTTTACCGGGCAACGCTCGAAGTTCAACTCTGGGATTAA